The Malus domestica chromosome 10, GDT2T_hap1 nucleotide sequence GACTGAAACTGTTTCAACACTGGTTCTACTAGGCTCTTGCATAACTGATTCTCCATCGTTTCCTTTCCTCCTCTTAGCACTCCTGCAAATTCTTTCAACAATTACAATGCAGAATCTActtttttcctttctcaaaatgGATTATATACTGTTAAATGCAGACTCTTTCAAGTTAAATTCCAAGGTCAGAGAAGTACCCATCTGTTAGCGAAGTATCTTCAGTTTGTTTATCCAACCAGATAATGTTTCCTGTGTGAGCTGGAAGCAAGGAACCATAAATGTACAGTGTTTCCTCATCCACACTGCAAACATCAATGTTATGAAAGTACACAAGTATaataacacatttttttttttgaaaaggcGAAGTACAATAAATCTATCACTTAGTTGAGAATCTACAACGTGAGCAAATGAGTACCTAACCACATATATAGCGCACGAAAATATAGTCAACCAGACATTTTTAGTTTACAAGATATGCAGAATCCCCACAATATGAACACTTAAGCAAGCATGCTACCTCTCTCCCTCATCACTATTTCGTGACTCAAGCATCTAATTCACAAATCTCGAAAATGATTGTGAGTTGTGACTTTTTGGAGTACACTTTAGAATGTGTTACAACCTGGCTTTAAAACCGTAATCCACACTATTCCACTAAGTGAACGAGAACACCATTCCTCagttaaataaagaaaagaaaaaccgcAAGGACTAAACCACGAAGAGCAATGCTAGAGTGACCATTTTTTCAGACCACATTCTGTGGCAGGTGGGGTTAACTTATGACATCAACCATTATGACCGGTTGGTAGTTGACTGATCACCTGCCAGTGCTACATTTCATGTGGTCTAAAAATGCAGTCTCTTCAGCATTGCTGCTACCAAATTTCAGTTTTCTTTCAAATCACAAGAAGGTAATTATAATCAAAGGTCACCTTTTGACTAATAGTCGTATCATCGTTCCAACTTTTATTACATGCCGCTTGTGAGATCTGCTAACAAATAATTGCTTGCCATGTTTCTATAAGAACAATGGTGCACCAGAAGAAGGATGAATTAATAATGGGAAATATTAAGGATATGAACGCTGAAACACAATGATGAAGAAAGCACTTACAGATTTATATTGAAATTCCTCGCGAATATCTCTGTCTGTTATGACAGCAGACGAGAAGCCAAGGATAATGACATGAATTGATTCTTGTGTGACTTTCACAACCTTTCCTTCTGCAGTGGCAGAACATCACATAACAAGCAGCAGGATCACCATTAAAGAAGTGTATCATTTGATAACAGGATGcattttttataacaaaataaatCAAACTTTGAGCATAGTATTCTCGCAAGGTATAAAATTTGTATGTATGTTACTTCATTAGTTAACACAGAACAAGAATACTACCTACAAGCATATCGGGCTTTGGAGAATAAAGTAATAACTTTGCTTTTAGTCTGACAGTAAAAT carries:
- the LOC103445332 gene encoding DNA-directed RNA polymerase I subunit rpa43-like isoform X1, which translates into the protein MEGLSVSDTNLVVYLHPSTSNSVHKAILRELSSMLLRYNDTFEGIVLAYEFNILDKDAKILPGVHPYFTVRLKAKLLLYSPKPDMLVEGKVVKVTQESIHVIILGFSSAVITDRDIREEFQYKSKHGKQLFVSRSHKRHVIKVGTMIRLLVKSVDEETLYIYGSLLPAHTGNIIWLDKQTEDTSLTDGSAKRRKGNDGESVMQEPSRTSVETVSVNNDHHVKKSKKHKTQ
- the LOC103445332 gene encoding uncharacterized protein isoform X2, with protein sequence MEGLSVSDTNLVVYLHPSTSNSVHKAILRELSSMLLRYNDTFEGIVLAYEFNILDKDAKILPGVHPYFTVRLKAKLLLYSPKPDMLVEGKVVKVTQESIHVIILGFSSAVITDRDIREEFQYKSKHGKQLFVSRSHKRHVIKVGTMIRLLVKSSHRKHYLVG